Proteins from a single region of Juglans microcarpa x Juglans regia isolate MS1-56 chromosome 5S, Jm3101_v1.0, whole genome shotgun sequence:
- the LOC121268336 gene encoding protein PHOTOPERIOD-INDEPENDENT EARLY FLOWERING 1-like isoform X3, with translation MASKGPRCKLDHETRAKRQKALEAPREPLRRKTHWDHVLEEMVWLSKDFESERKWKLAQAKKVALRASRGTVDQATRGEKKMKEEEQRLRKVALNISKDVKKFWMKIEKLVLYKHQMELDEKKKKALDKQLEFLLGQTERYSTMLAENLVDTNKPVDENDGNESPEFNFDMDEDYGTQSEDESEDDEQTIEEDEALITEEERKEELAALRNEVDLPLEELLKRYTMKKVSRESSPENGEDAAEPLSRESTPEMDGDESEPTPMWEDHGKGKGNNLSAVNEIDAIATGRHCVESNDGLSVSEKYLLETETCQATDPLEVSGELAKDHFLYDFHDEQEDVDFVLAAGEEKDDEATLSQEEELAKADSSNPMDEIALLQKESEIPVEELLARYKKGFDDEEVTDDESNDASALSDNLGDSPAHEGIELKQQAINMDEDVKTGDYQPVVHSPVEEQEAGSLEKTEGRDSENKIADAAAAARSAQPTGNTFSTTKVRTKFPFLLRHPLREYQHIGLDWLVTMYEKRLNGILADEMGLGKTIMTISLLAHLAIEKGIWGPHLIVVPTSVMLNWETEFLKWCPAFKILTYFGSAKERKYKRQGWLKPNSFHVCITTYRLVIQDSKVFKRKKWKYLILDEAHLIKNWKSQRWQTLLNFNSKRRILLTGTPLQNDLMELWSLMHFLMPHVFQSHQEFKDWFSNPISGMVEGQEKVNKEVVDRLHNVLRPFILRRLKRDVEKQLPMKHEHVIYCRLSKRQRNLYEDFIASTETQATLASANFFGMISVIMQLRKVCNHPDLFEGRPIVSSFDMGGIDIQLSSSICLMLSPDPFSNVDLRGLGFLFTHLDFRMTSWEGDELKAIATPSSLIKERVDLYNVEESGSGFKHKKRLHGTNFFEEIHKAIMEERLREAKERAAAIAWWNSLRCEKKPMYSRTLREIVTIEHPVYDINRLKANPLSYIYSSKVADIVLSPVERFQRMLDLVESFMFAIPAARAPPPVSWCSKSGTSVLLHPTNKQKLSEILSPLLLPIRPAVVRSQVYFPDRRLIQFDCGKLQELAILLRKLKSEGHRALIFTQMTKMLDILEAFINLYGYTYMRLDGSTQPEERQTLLQRFNTNPKIFLFILSTRSGGVGINLIGADTVIFYDSDWNPAMDQQAQDRCHRIGQTREVHIYRLISELTIEENILKKANKKRALDDLVIQSGGYNTEFFKKLDPMELFSGHRSPTIKNLQKEKNNNNGNEVSVSNADVEAALKCAEDEADYMALKKVEEEEAVDNQEFTEEAIGRLEDDDFVNEDDLKVDEPVDLGGWITTSNKETGVTLNGSNPSEERTPALTSKEDDVDMLADVKQMAAAAAAAGQAISSFENQLRPIDRYAIRFLEFWDPIIDKAAVESQARFEETEWELDRLERYKEEMEAEIDEDEEPLVYERWDSDFATEAYRQQVEALAQHQLMAELECEAKEKEDAEDDKCDSTKNEMPGDPKIKSKKKPKKAKFKSLKKGSLASELKPAEEETSSEPISMDDEIICHEVVTSSEIVSPSLVWKKRKNAESALNVEEGKMLKKKSKKLKKPPTEQCPSDLDSKLSGMRHDERLYSRPCDSLPDIEQKPASRSRMGGKVSITTMPVKRVITIKPEKLKKANIWSRECVPSPDFWLPQEDAILCAVVHEYGPHWSLVSETLYGMTAGGSYRGRYRHPVHCCERFRELIQRYVLSAPDNPNTEKVSSTGSGKALLKVTEDNIRLLLDVAAEQPDTELLLQKHLTALLSSVWKVTSRIDCRPSLSSSSNGLYFGGRFFTYSVSQISQNSTREPVERMKFTNLGQSRKMLAAALHDAYHRQPDERVSLPNQGSDMSTITEQLEITLEFQKEKVDSMVPLPSVISLSICGEDPPSVSKGTGDDHLKAFRNMAEKRCRASAKACVEDNLGWASSVFPINDVRARSVSKLPSLGKHKHSISDSMKPSKSKFKRTSTVQHGEIPHLIAEPLLEPLPGAVPSDSSVRFDPFQPINLDVGKDNVESNLPTDMDTELSMEMENFEVVPHLYVPGLISGLEDCPFLPEYTDIG, from the exons GCACTTGAAGCTCCCAGAGAACCTCTACGCCGAAAAACTCATTGGGATCATGTTTTAGAAGAGATGGTTTGGTTATCAAAG GACTTCGAGTcagagagaaaatggaaattGGCTCAAGCAAAGAAGGTTGCTTTAAGAGCGAGCAGGGGCACCGTAGATCAGGCTACtaggggagaaaagaaaatgaag GAAGAGGAGCAGCGGTTAAGAAAAGTTGCACTTAATATCTCAAAGGACGTGAAGAAATTCTGgatgaaaatagaaaaactg GTGCTTTACAAGCATCAGATGGAGCttgatgagaagaagaaaaaggcacTTGATAAGCAACTTGAGTTTCTTTTGGGCCAAACCGAGAG GTACTCAACAATGTTAGCAGAAAATCTCGTTGATACTAATAAACCA GTGGATGAAAATGATGGTAATGAATCTCCagaatttaattttg ATATGGATGAAGATTACGGTACACAATCTGAAGACGAGTCG GAAGATGATGAGCAGACAATTGAGGAAGATGAAGCCCTCATaactgaagaagaaagaaaagaagaattggCAGCTTTGCGCAATGAAGTGGATCTTCCACTTGAGGAGCTACTCAAACGTTATACCATGAAGAAAG TGAGCAGAGAAAGTAGTCCAGAAAATGGTGAAGATGCAGCTGAACCACTTAGCAGAGAAAGTACTCCAGAAATGGATGGAGATGAGTCTGAACCAACACCCATGTGGGAAGATCATGGAAAGG GCAAAGGAAATAATCTTTCTGCTGTCAATGAGATTGATGCCATAGCCACTGGTCGTCATTGT GTTGAAAGTAATGATGGGTTATCCGtttcagaaaaatatttgttagaaaCTGAAACATGTCAAGCTACTGATCCATTAGAAGTTTCTGGGGAATTGGCCAAAGATCATTTTCTATATGATTTTCATGATGAACAG GAAGATGTTGACTTTGTTCTTGCTGCTGGGGAAGAAAAG GATGATGAGGCAACCTTGTCGCAGGAGGAGGAACTGGCAAAAGCAGATTCAAGCAATCCCATGGATGAG ATTGCATTACTGCAAAAGGAGAGTGAAATACCTGTGGAAGAATTGCTTGCAAGGTATAAAAAG GGATTTGATGACGAAGAAGTTACAGATGATGAATCCAATGATGCATCTGCTTTATCAGACAATCTCGGGGATTCTCCAGCTCATGAAGGCATTGAACTTAAGCAGCAGGCCATTAATATGGATGAAGATGTGAAAACTGGTGATTATCAGCCAGTTGTGCATTCTCCTGTAGAAGAGCAGGAAGCAGGATCCCTTGAAAAAACAGAAGGAAGGGATAGTGAGAATAAAATTGCCGATGCAGCTGCAGCTGCAAGATCAGCACAACCCACAGGGAATACCTTTTCCACAACCAAAGTGCGCACTAAGTTCCCATTTCTTCTGAGGCATCCTCTTCGTGAGTATCAACATATTGGCTTGGATTGGCTTGTTACAATGTATGAGAAAAGACTGAATGGGATTCTAGCTGATGAAATGGGGCTTGGAAAGACGATTATGACAATCTCCCTTCTTGCACACCTAGCAATTGAAAAGGGAATATGGGGCCCTCATCTCATTGTTGTCCCCACAAGTGTTATGCTCAATTGGGAGACTGAGTTTCTGAAATGGTGTCCTGCTTTTAagattttaacttattttggaagtgcaaaagagagaaaatataagAGGCAAGGCTGGTTGAAACCAAATTCGTTTCATGTATGCATAACCACGTACAGACTGGTTATTCAAGATTCAAAAGTTTTCAAGCGAAAGAAGTggaaatatttgattttagatGAAGCCCATCTGATTAAAAACTGGAAGTCACAAAGATGGCAAACTCTTTTGAACTTCAATTCAAAACGACGTATTTTATTAACTGGGACACCACTGCAGAATGATCTCATGGAACTCTGGTCTCTAATGCATTTTCTGATGCCCCACGTCTTTCAATCTCATCAGGAATTCAAGGATTGGTTCAGTAATCCAATATCAGGAATGGTTGAGGGACAGGAGAAAGTAAATAAAGAAGTTGTCGATCGTCTTCATAATGTCCTCCGTCCTTTCATACTTCGTCGGTTGAAACGAGATGTGGAGAAGCAGCTGCCTATGAAACATGAACATGTCATTTACTGTAGACTTTCAAAGAGGCAGCGTAACTTGTATGAAGACTTTATTGCTAGCACAGAAACACAAGCTACTCTTGCCAGTGCAAACTTTTTTGGGATGATCAGTGTTATCATGCAACTTCGCAAAGTTTGCAATCATCCTGATTTATTTGAGGGTCGTCCAATTGTCAGTTCTTTTGATATGGGTGGTATTGACATCcaattgagttcttctatttGTTTGATGCTTTCACCCGACCCGTTTTCTAATGTAGACCTTAGGGGTTTGGGATTTTTATTTACTCATCTTGATTTTAGGATGACTTCTTGGGAGGGTGATGAATTGAAGGCCATTGCTACCCCCTCAAGTTTAATCAAGGAGCGCGTCGACTTGTACAATGTAGAAGAAAGTGGGTCTggatttaaacataaaaaaaggtTGCATGGAACCAATTTTTTTGAAGAGATCCATAAGGCAATCATGGAGGAGAGACTGAGAGAAGCAAAGGAACGGGCTGCTGCTATTGCGTGGTGGAATTCCTTGAGGTGCGAGAAGAAACCCATGTACTCAAGGACACTAAGGGAAATTGTAACAATAGAGCATCCTGTTTATGATATTAATCGTCTGAAGGCCAACCCTTTATCCTACATTTACTCCTCAAAGGTCGCTGACATTGTCCTCTCACCAGTGGAACGCTTCCAGAGAATGTTGGACCTTGTTGAAAGTTTCATGTTTGCAATACCAGCTGCACGAGCCCCGCCACCCGTTTCTTGGTGCAGTAAATCGGGGACATCTGTGCTTCTGCACCCAACTAATAAGCAGAAACTTTCAGAAATTTTATCACCCCTTCTATTACCTATAAGACCTGCAGTTGTCCGGAGTCAAGTATATTTCCCAGACAGGCGACTTATACAGTTTGACTGTGGTAAATTGCAGGAGCTTGCAATTTTGCTCAGGAAATTAAAATCAGAAGGTCATCGAGCATTAATATTCACCCAAATGACGAAGATGCTCGATATCTTGGAAGCTTTCATTAATTTGTATGGTTACACTTACATGCGTTTAGATGGATCCACTCAGCCAGAGGAGAGACAGACCTTATTGCAACGCTTTAATACAAATCCaaaaatctttcttttcatCTTGTCAACTCGTAGTGGGGGTGTTGGTATCAACCTAATTGGGGCAGATACTGTTATCTTTTATGACAGTGACTGGAATCCTGCAATGGATCAACAGGCCCAGGATCGATGCCACCGGATTGGACAGACACGTGAAGTTCATATTTATCGATTAATCAGTGAGCTCacaattgaagaaaatattttaaagaaagcaaataaaaaacgTGCACTCGATGATCTTGTAATACAAAGTGGAGGGTACAACACTGAGTTCTTCAAAAAGCTTGATCCTATGGAACTTTTCTCCGGTCATCGATCACCTACCATCAAGAATttgcaaaaggaaaagaataacAACAATGGAAATGAGGTTTCTGTATCTAATGCGGATGTGGAAGCTGCTTTGAAATGTGCTGAGGATGAAGCAGATTACATGGCATTGaagaaagttgaagaagaagaagccgtGGACAACCAGGAGTTTACAGAAGAAGCCATTGGAAGGTTGGAAGATGATGATTTTGTAAATGAAGATGATCTGAAGGTTGATGAGCCTGTAGATCTGGGTGGCTGGATCACAACATCAAATAAAGAAACTGGGGTGACATTAAATGGGAGTAATCCTAGCGAAGAGAGAACTCCTGCTCTTACTAGTAAAGAAGATGATGTTGACATGCTGGCTGATGTCAAACAAatggcagcagcagcagcagctgctGGACAAGCAATCTCGTCCTTTGAGAATCAGCTACGTCCAATAGATCGATATGCAATTCgttttctagaattttgggaTCCCATTATAGACAAGGCTGCAGTAGAATCTCAAGCTAGGTTTGAGGAGACAGAATGGGAATTGGACCGCCTTGAGAGGTACAAGGAAGAAATGGAAGCTGagattgatgaagatgaggaacCCCTCGTATATGAGA GGTGGGATTCTGATTTTGCTACTGAGGCTTATCGGCAGCAAGTTGAGGCCTTGGCTCAACACCAG TTAATGGCAGAGCTGGAATGTGAAGCTAAAGAGAAGGAAGATGCGGAGGATGACAAATGTGATTCTACGAA GAATGAAATGCCAGGTGAtcccaaaatcaagtcaaaaaAGAAGCCAAAGAAAGCCAAGTTCAAGTCTCTGAAGAAGGGATCTTTAGCGTCTGAACTGAAGCCTGCGGAAGAAGAGACATCATCAGAACCTATATCAATGGATGATGAGATTATTTGTCATGAGGTGGTCACCTCTTCAGAAATTGTTTCACCATCACTTGTGTGGAAAAAACGTAAGAACGCCGAATCTGCTTTGAATGTTGAAGAAGGAAAGATGTTGAAAAAGAAGTCTAAGAAACTCAAGAAGCCTCCCACTGAACAATGTCCTTCAGATTTAGATTCCAAATTGTCAGGTATGCGGCATGATGAACGTTTATATTCAAGACCATGTGATAGTTTGCCTGATATTGAGCAAAAACCAGCAAGCAGGAGTAGGATGGGAGGAAAAGTATCCATTACTACCATGCCAGTAAAGCGGGTCATAACGATAAAACCAGAGAAACTAAAGAAGGCAAATATTTGGTCGAGAGAGTGTGTTCCATCTCCTGATTTTTGGTTGCCACAGGAGGATGCAATATTATGTGCTGTGGTACATGAATATGGCCCTCATTGGAGCTTGGTTAGTGAAACTTTGTATGGGATGACTGCTGGTGGGTCTTACAGGGGAAGATATCGCCATCCTGTCCATTGTTGTGAGAGGTTTagagaactcatccagagataTGTTTTGTCTGCACCCGACAATCCTAATACCGAAAAGGTCAGCAGTACAGGCTCTGGAAAGGCTCTTCTCAAAGTAACGGAG GATAACATTCGATTGCTTTTAGACGTTGCTGCTGAGCAGCCAGATACAGAGTTACTCCTTCAGAAGCACTTAACTGCCCTGCTTTCTTCTGTCTGGAAGGTGACATCACGTATTGACTGCAGACCGAGTCTCTCGTCATCCAGTAATGGTCTCTATTTTGGCGGAAGGTTTTTTACTTATTCTGTTAGCCAGATTTCTCAGAATTCCACGCGGGAACCTGTAGAAAGGATGAAATTCACAAATTTAGGTCAGAGTAGAAAGATGTTAGCAGCTGCACTCCATGATGCCTATCATAGACAACCGGATGAGAGAGTCTCCCTTCCCAACCAGGGGAGTGACATGTCAACCATTACGGAACAATTGGAGATTACACTGGAATTCCAGAAAGAAAAGGTGGACTCCATGGTTCCTTTGCCATCTGTTATCAGTTTATCAATATGTGGGGAAGATCCTCCATCTGTAAGCAAGGGTACTGGAGATGATCATCTAAAAGCTTTCAGAAATATGGCTGAGAAGCGTTGCAG GGCTTCTGCAAAAGCTTGTGTTGAAGATAACCTGGGATGGGCATCTTCTGTATTCCCAATAAATGACGTCAGGGCTAGATCCGTATCCAAGTTACCATCATTGGGCAAGCACAAGCATTCCATATCTGACTCGATGAAACCTTCGAAATCAAAGTTTAAAAGAACCTCAACGGTGCAGCATGGTGAGATACCCCACCTTATTGCCGAGCCACTGCTGGAACCGTTGCCAGGAGCTGTACCAAGTGATTCTAGTGTAAGGTTTGACCCGTTTCAACCTATCAACCTGGACGTTGGGAAGGACAATGTGGAAAGTAATTTACCGACTGACATGGATACGGAGCTTTCAATGGAAATGGAGAATTTTGAGGTGGTACCGCATCTCTATGTTCCAGGATTAATCTCTGGTCTCGAGGATTGTCCATTTTTGCCTGAGTATACTGACATTGGCTGA